TTTAAATTTATGTGAGTCGTGCATAATCTACTCCCCTGCCTTTCTCTCTTCTGCGCTTGGCTTCCAATCTTTGCGCAAAGGAAACTGATCAGTTGGCCAGTCATCAGTAAGCGGATACCTGTTCCCGGGAGGCAAACCCTCTACCTTAGCCCCAAACAAATCAACCACTTCTCTTTCGTAGATCTCTGCTCCGGGAAAATAAGAGATTACACTTTTTA
The window above is part of the Candidatus Omnitrophota bacterium genome. Proteins encoded here:
- a CDS encoding NADH-quinone oxidoreductase subunit C; translation: KSVISYFPGAEIYEREVVDLFGAKVEGLPPGNRYPLTDDWPTDQFPLRKDWKPSAEERKAGE